The Verrucomicrobiota bacterium genome includes a window with the following:
- a CDS encoding glycosyltransferase family 4 protein, giving the protein MRVCFLCDDLTWNTGTGTYAVELIVRLRRLGITSTVLCTAGRPAEAPEGLDPKPVLTSWSNGYRKPLRTWRDTRCVRRLAGGADHSDPVDVIHAVVEPYAPLAEQLRARGRPTVITAHGTYGVAPFHHWYQRRFYSRAFRRAAAVVCVSDYTARAVREQVRAATRVIYSGVSIERFDGAPGPRENDPLVVCVGAIKPRKGQDVLVRAFAQVRQAVPRARLVLIGSVHSGAYAQRLRELVSQLGLGEAVSFEEQVSAADLLHWYRRAWVFALTPVNVGAHFEGFGLVYIEAGACGVPSVATRGNGAEEAVLDGETGLVVAQHDVATTARAIARLLTDDALRDRMGRAARRRAEMLTWERTAERYAALYEEALRR; this is encoded by the coding sequence ATGAGAGTCTGCTTCCTCTGCGACGACCTGACATGGAACACGGGCACGGGGACATACGCCGTGGAACTGATCGTGCGGCTACGCCGACTGGGCATCACGAGCACGGTCCTTTGCACGGCCGGGCGGCCGGCCGAAGCGCCGGAGGGACTTGATCCGAAGCCCGTGTTGACCTCGTGGTCGAACGGCTATCGCAAGCCGCTGCGGACGTGGCGCGACACGCGTTGCGTGCGTCGCCTCGCCGGCGGCGCTGACCATAGCGACCCCGTGGACGTGATTCATGCCGTGGTTGAGCCATATGCGCCGCTGGCCGAGCAACTGCGAGCCAGAGGGCGGCCGACGGTCATCACGGCGCACGGCACATATGGTGTCGCCCCGTTTCACCATTGGTATCAGCGAAGGTTCTACTCGCGTGCGTTCCGCCGCGCAGCCGCCGTCGTGTGTGTAAGCGACTACACGGCCCGCGCCGTCCGGGAGCAGGTGCGAGCCGCAACGCGCGTCATCTACTCGGGGGTCTCAATTGAGCGCTTCGACGGCGCTCCCGGTCCACGGGAGAACGACCCGCTCGTCGTGTGTGTTGGGGCAATCAAGCCGCGCAAAGGCCAGGACGTGCTCGTTCGCGCGTTCGCCCAAGTGCGACAGGCTGTACCGCGCGCTCGCCTTGTGCTCATCGGCTCTGTGCACAGCGGGGCCTACGCGCAGCGCCTCCGCGAGTTGGTCAGCCAGCTCGGACTGGGCGAGGCGGTCTCGTTCGAGGAGCAGGTCAGCGCTGCCGACCTGCTGCACTGGTACCGGCGCGCGTGGGTGTTCGCCCTGACGCCCGTCAACGTCGGCGCGCACTTCGAGGGGTTTGGGCTTGTCTACATCGAGGCCGGCGCGTGCGGCGTGCCTTCGGTCGCCACGCGCGGCAATGGCGCCGAGGAGGCCGTTCTCGATGGCGAGACCGGCTTGGTCGTCGCCCAGCACGATGTGGCGACGACCGCGAGGGCGATCGCTCGACTCCTGACAGACGACGCGCTTCGTGATCGCATGGGACGGGCGGCGCGCCGGCGCGCTGAGATGCTCACGTGGGAGCGTACAGCCGAGCGGTACGCGGCACTCTACGAGGAGGCGCTTCGGCGATGA
- a CDS encoding glycosyltransferase — protein MSRGLRVCYLGAYDPVYARNAILRAGLEQAGVEVVECRVPLETPIVLRPAALLARFLGLGRKRFDAFIVAELNPEIVWLARLLGLPRRTPVVFDIFFSKYDAGVHDRATVRVGSLRAHAFRLIEGAALRMADVVLADTAAHAGYYRRIFPVRHTRFEIVPVGADERLFSPAAQPPRSEGLCVAGFWGTFIPLHGVETILGAAARLRDQPLRFEIVGRGQTYGRAVALVRDLGLSNVRLIPPMEPADLARFARSCDIGLGIFGATPKAARVVPHKVYQAALTGLPVVTRDSPAIREFFRDGEHMLLVPPADPAALAEALLGLANDQARRRRIGGAAATLVRDCYTCTPIGRCLQRVLRQAVYSRRGA, from the coding sequence ATGAGCCGCGGGCTCCGCGTCTGCTACTTGGGCGCGTACGATCCGGTTTACGCCCGCAACGCCATCCTGCGCGCCGGCCTGGAGCAGGCGGGGGTTGAGGTTGTCGAGTGCCGCGTGCCGCTCGAGACGCCCATCGTCCTGCGCCCGGCGGCGCTCCTGGCGCGCTTCCTTGGCCTTGGGCGCAAGCGCTTCGACGCGTTCATCGTCGCCGAACTCAACCCCGAGATTGTCTGGCTTGCCCGTCTCCTGGGCTTGCCCCGGCGAACGCCCGTGGTGTTCGACATCTTCTTCTCCAAATACGACGCGGGCGTCCATGACCGCGCCACCGTCCGCGTCGGCTCGCTCAGGGCGCACGCGTTCCGTCTCATCGAGGGCGCCGCCTTGCGGATGGCCGACGTCGTCCTGGCCGACACAGCCGCCCATGCCGGCTATTACCGCCGCATCTTTCCTGTGCGACATACGCGGTTCGAGATCGTCCCGGTTGGTGCGGACGAACGGCTTTTCAGCCCCGCCGCCCAGCCCCCGCGCTCCGAAGGCCTCTGCGTCGCGGGGTTCTGGGGCACCTTCATTCCCCTGCACGGTGTCGAGACGATCCTGGGCGCCGCCGCGCGATTGCGCGACCAGCCGCTCCGGTTCGAGATCGTCGGACGTGGGCAGACATACGGTCGGGCCGTAGCCTTGGTCCGGGACCTCGGCCTGTCCAACGTGCGGCTGATCCCACCGATGGAGCCGGCCGATCTGGCGCGTTTCGCCCGGAGCTGCGACATCGGCCTGGGCATCTTCGGAGCCACCCCCAAGGCGGCGCGCGTGGTGCCGCACAAGGTTTACCAGGCCGCGCTCACCGGTCTGCCCGTGGTCACGCGCGACTCGCCCGCCATCCGCGAGTTTTTCCGGGACGGCGAGCATATGCTTCTTGTGCCTCCGGCCGATCCCGCCGCACTCGCCGAGGCCCTGCTGGGGCTGGCCAACGATCAGGCCCGCCGCCGCCGGATCGGTGGGGCCGCGGCGACGCTTGTTCGTGACTGCTATACATGTACCCCCATCGGCCGCTGCCTGCAGCGTGTGCTCCGGCAAGCCGTGTACTCCCGCCGGGGCGCCTGA
- a CDS encoding glycosyltransferase family 4 protein: protein MKILVISDRFPPWSSRGAERIAGQLADEYARAGHEVVVVHGDPLELAPPDNRLGEWRAHWVDASGGPRWRGRRGIRNPRALRQLEQIVAHERPDVAHAHNLHEVFSFAALEVLARAGVPTVLTLHDCMSFHQGKFTEIAHQPDWQTNDAALRVTAWDLLRAFRVRFVPGRRRRIRAVLEQSGARIVAVSHLLRRALHANGVPCHGVIHNGVWHEAFRAEPEAVEALRRRVGLTGRRVMATFGRLTREKGSAQLLGALQLVCREVGEAVLFAVGTPAEQLAERTSLAIGSETLAGRELAAAYALADVVAVPSIYLDPFPTVALEAMAAGKPVVVSCYAGSSEVIESGQTGLVVDPFDVPAMAGHLRRLLTNKEEAERIGAAAQRMASERFTIKRCAGEYLALLAQVGESRGG from the coding sequence GTGAAGATCCTCGTGATATCAGACCGCTTTCCGCCGTGGAGTTCGCGCGGCGCCGAGCGGATTGCAGGCCAGCTCGCGGATGAGTACGCGCGTGCCGGACATGAGGTTGTCGTCGTTCACGGCGATCCGCTTGAGTTAGCCCCGCCTGACAACCGTCTCGGCGAGTGGCGCGCGCACTGGGTCGATGCCTCGGGCGGTCCGCGATGGCGCGGGAGGCGCGGCATCCGCAATCCGCGCGCGCTTCGACAACTCGAGCAGATTGTGGCCCACGAGCGGCCCGATGTAGCGCACGCCCACAACCTGCACGAGGTGTTCTCGTTCGCGGCGCTTGAGGTGCTTGCACGCGCCGGCGTGCCGACCGTGCTGACGCTGCACGACTGCATGAGCTTCCATCAGGGCAAGTTCACGGAGATCGCCCACCAGCCCGACTGGCAAACCAATGACGCGGCATTACGTGTGACGGCGTGGGATCTCCTGCGCGCGTTCCGCGTCCGGTTCGTGCCGGGGCGGCGCCGTCGTATCCGGGCCGTGTTGGAGCAAAGCGGCGCTCGCATCGTGGCGGTGAGCCATCTGCTGCGTCGAGCGCTGCACGCCAACGGCGTGCCCTGCCACGGTGTGATCCACAACGGCGTATGGCACGAGGCGTTTCGTGCCGAGCCCGAGGCGGTCGAGGCGCTTCGACGCCGGGTCGGATTGACCGGGCGGCGGGTCATGGCCACGTTCGGCCGGCTGACGCGCGAGAAGGGCTCGGCGCAACTGCTCGGCGCTCTGCAGCTTGTGTGTCGCGAGGTGGGCGAGGCGGTTCTGTTTGCCGTCGGGACGCCGGCTGAACAGCTTGCTGAGCGCACCTCGCTGGCGATCGGTTCCGAGACACTGGCCGGGCGCGAGCTTGCAGCGGCCTACGCGCTGGCCGACGTTGTCGCCGTTCCGTCGATCTACCTGGATCCGTTCCCCACCGTCGCGCTCGAAGCGATGGCGGCGGGCAAGCCGGTGGTGGTGTCGTGCTATGCCGGCAGCAGCGAGGTGATCGAATCGGGGCAGACGGGCCTCGTCGTCGATCCGTTCGACGTGCCGGCAATGGCCGGCCATCTGCGGCGGTTGTTGACGAACAAGGAAGAGGCGGAACGAATCGGCGCGGCGGCGCAACGGATGGCAAGCGAACGGTTCACGATCAAGCGCTGCGCCGGCGAGTATCTCGCGTTGCTGGCCCAGGTGGGCGAGTCACGCGGCGGTTGA
- a CDS encoding oligosaccharide flippase family protein, translating to MKQRLERLAAGRFARDTVTTQVGLGVSAACGLVTAYLLWHGLGKELYGRYALVFALYALVNIIGDLGIGRASVSLLGEAHGAGDERAVNDHAGYVLKMTLLLGLSVTLVGVLAAPLLAWLVYGKPAVGPPARLLFLAALAGTGHAFVSTLLAGLRRMMTLAVLDTGFAVARLGAIGVALALGWGLWGVVGAHVAATLTMSVVSLAVYEHAARAGEALPGLRQLVHQAVHAPWRRTFALGALVSIDRQLVKLIEVAPVVVLGRLVRSDAPAGYFNLARNVMRGLGLAFNGLAKNLLPFFSELKGRRQFKRLWRDYRQAVVASGLVACGVAAVSVPLLPVALRLFRGGQAELTPVATVLLAKFVVDGFSIGLGAFNLVTGRVWWAARLKLVLLPFGAGAVVGGALLGQAHAADPLEGAAFGAAAGYAAWWIVLSLWQLGVSFRVLHRLASEEADP from the coding sequence ATGAAGCAGCGCCTCGAACGGCTTGCGGCGGGCCGCTTCGCCCGCGACACGGTCACCACGCAGGTGGGCCTGGGGGTTTCCGCCGCGTGCGGGCTTGTGACGGCGTATCTGCTCTGGCACGGGCTGGGCAAGGAGCTCTACGGGCGCTACGCGCTGGTCTTCGCGCTCTACGCGCTCGTCAACATCATCGGCGACCTCGGCATCGGGCGCGCGTCCGTCAGCCTGCTCGGCGAAGCCCACGGCGCCGGTGACGAGCGCGCGGTCAACGATCATGCGGGCTATGTGCTGAAGATGACGCTGCTGCTCGGCCTGAGCGTCACGCTGGTGGGCGTGCTGGCGGCGCCGTTGCTGGCCTGGCTCGTCTACGGCAAACCGGCGGTTGGCCCGCCGGCCCGCCTGCTGTTTCTCGCGGCCCTGGCCGGCACGGGACACGCGTTCGTCTCGACGCTGCTGGCCGGGTTGCGCCGGATGATGACACTCGCCGTTCTCGACACCGGTTTCGCGGTGGCCCGGCTCGGCGCGATCGGTGTTGCGTTGGCCCTTGGGTGGGGGCTCTGGGGTGTTGTCGGTGCGCACGTGGCGGCAACGCTGACTATGTCCGTCGTGTCTCTCGCTGTCTATGAGCATGCGGCGCGCGCCGGAGAGGCGTTGCCCGGTCTCCGCCAGTTGGTACACCAAGCCGTCCACGCACCGTGGCGGCGGACGTTCGCCCTTGGCGCGCTCGTCAGCATCGACCGGCAACTCGTCAAGCTCATCGAGGTAGCGCCTGTGGTCGTGCTGGGGCGGCTCGTCCGCTCCGACGCGCCCGCAGGCTACTTCAACTTGGCGCGCAACGTCATGCGCGGTCTCGGGCTTGCGTTCAACGGCTTGGCGAAGAACCTGTTGCCGTTTTTCAGCGAACTCAAAGGCAGACGTCAGTTCAAGCGCCTGTGGCGCGATTACCGTCAGGCCGTTGTCGCGAGCGGACTGGTCGCGTGCGGCGTGGCTGCCGTGTCCGTGCCGCTGTTGCCCGTCGCGCTGCGGCTGTTTCGCGGCGGACAGGCCGAGCTGACGCCGGTCGCCACCGTGTTGCTTGCGAAGTTCGTCGTCGACGGTTTCTCGATCGGGCTTGGCGCCTTCAACCTTGTGACGGGCCGTGTTTGGTGGGCGGCACGCCTCAAGCTCGTGCTGTTGCCGTTCGGTGCCGGGGCCGTGGTCGGCGGCGCGTTGCTGGGCCAGGCGCACGCGGCTGATCCGCTCGAGGGCGCCGCGTTCGGCGCAGCCGCCGGCTATGCGGCTTGGTGGATCGTGCTGTCGCTCTGGCAGCTTGGCGTATCGTTCCGTGTCCTGCACCGGCTGGCCTCCGAGGAGGCCGACCCGTGA